In Gemella massiliensis, a single window of DNA contains:
- a CDS encoding multidrug effflux MFS transporter → MTQKKNSKLFLVLFLGTLSAFGPFVTDLYLPALPFMAEYFGANTSTIQLTLTGSMVGLALGQLLIGPISDKFGRKQPLIISLIIYLISTIAIIVFPNIYAMIILRFVQGISSAGAVVISRAISTDLYRGKEMAEFFALLMAVNGLAPIISPVAGSLLLQLTDWRGIFITLAIIGAIIIIAAFKLVESLKEEKRLNVPILKTYNSIVLVSKNKLFTILVLIQAFALATMFAYIAASPFILQTHYKLSPFLYSLCFGLNGFALVVGSKAAGRFKEKKSIKLGLSIMLILSIYLAIILTLALPFLFVEVGFFFLLLGLGFILPSGSALAMNLERERAGSASALFGFLPFFLGGVVSPLVGLGNIFHSSAIAIVFCSAISYLLFKTIEKKI, encoded by the coding sequence ATAACACAGAAAAAAAATTCAAAACTATTTCTCGTTCTATTTTTAGGAACGTTATCTGCATTTGGACCATTTGTCACAGATTTATATCTGCCGGCACTTCCATTTATGGCAGAATACTTTGGAGCTAATACTTCGACTATTCAGTTAACACTTACAGGAAGTATGGTAGGGCTTGCGTTAGGACAACTTCTTATAGGTCCTATCAGTGATAAATTCGGGCGTAAACAACCCTTAATTATTAGTCTTATTATTTATTTAATCAGCACTATAGCTATTATTGTTTTCCCCAACATTTACGCAATGATTATTTTGCGATTTGTTCAAGGTATTTCATCAGCAGGGGCAGTTGTTATATCTCGTGCTATCTCTACCGACCTTTATCGCGGAAAAGAAATGGCGGAGTTTTTCGCTTTACTTATGGCGGTTAATGGACTAGCTCCGATAATCTCTCCTGTTGCAGGAAGTCTGTTGCTTCAATTAACAGATTGGCGCGGTATTTTTATTACACTTGCAATCATCGGTGCAATAATAATTATTGCAGCTTTTAAATTAGTAGAATCATTGAAAGAAGAAAAAAGACTTAATGTACCTATATTAAAAACCTATAATTCTATAGTTTTAGTATCAAAAAATAAACTGTTTACTATTCTTGTTTTAATTCAAGCATTTGCATTAGCAACCATGTTCGCTTATATAGCCGCATCTCCATTTATTTTACAAACACATTATAAACTATCACCATTCTTATATAGTTTGTGCTTCGGTTTAAACGGTTTCGCTCTTGTTGTAGGTAGTAAGGCAGCCGGACGCTTTAAAGAAAAGAAAAGTATTAAATTAGGATTAAGTATTATGCTAATTCTAAGTATTTACTTAGCTATTATTTTAACTTTAGCATTGCCATTTTTATTTGTTGAAGTAGGCTTTTTCTTTTTATTGCTGGGATTAGGATTTATACTTCCTTCGGGTTCCGCTCTTGCAATGAACTTGGAAAGAGAACGTGCAGGTAGTGCTTCTGCATTATTCGGTTTCCTACCGTTTTTCTTGGGGGGTGTAGTTTCTCCACTCGTCGGATTGGGTAATATTTTTCATTCCAGTGCTATAGCAATCGTTTTTTGTTCAGCAATTTCTTATTTACTGTTTAAAACTATCGAGAAAAAAATATAA
- a CDS encoding GbpC/Spa domain-containing protein, which translates to MSMKLKEKGRKASTLFLSLLMLLSVSTQNLTIHAADKDKGIEVTVDRTELDKSVKQAQDTRVNVKKESDIDKGVAATKVEADKKIAEIKDDYNQQIQKLKQAKQELDKYNAEKAEYDKKKQEYDKALEKYKKAMDELEKKKNEDGYMVKPYPQFLIFKSEPNAKLSFSAKKYTRDEFEKEVKSWNVGTKPWRYVYFDILNKGQGANAARVMLEKNKPFVATYTNLQNSYFNGKKISKVVYTYTFTDITGAKVPNKLPVVLQNDPTVTIWYNDFFGSARINLKVKFYDEAGKEIDTRGALLSFSSLNRGNGSSQVEIDAIEKVASFNGEYITISGSSITPQADGGAYASKDNTAKSRGSRFDVTEWDTESATNKWYGAIVGRVTNPEISLDIASYKSGCVWFALNSDIKALGVPIKPVEPTPPTPPVEPKKPDIKVNYHYDILYVKSQVEKKVTDEADKDINNATVQTGSVVKFKLQTSNFPAGHEEIKSLVFKDILPEGYELNLEGTKQASPDYDVTYDKDSRLLIFKAKDALLSKINAEPTKEAQVPSPIITGKVTKEGTKYENHFDLDINNVYKVISEPVKVNTPVKPSKKVFTGQDTTNIDGKVVKPNQELTYKIDYKNTTGKTQEVEITDVIPKFTKYIENSASDNGAYDNNTKKITWKKTVEDGKEWSVTFKVKVDSDVNGKVIDNIGHTKDAANSFDTNITSNPTPKEPVRDVVDNKGTTINGKVVKPGETLTYTVEYKNTTDQDREVTIKDKIPAYTTYIQNSADNNGKFANGEVTWSKKVAKGETWKVTFKVKVNNDVDGKEIKNIARTSDGVLDIDTNPTNNPTPKKPIKDVVDNKGTTINGKAVKPGDILTYTVSYTNTTGEDRDVTIKDKIPEYTTYVENSADNNGKYTNGEVVWTKRVAKGETWTVTFKVKVNEETYGKEIKNIARTSDGVLDIDTNPTTNPVPPTTPKTPLPKTGNEATNGIYAGVATLLAGLGLALRRKRKDEE; encoded by the coding sequence ATGAGTATGAAACTCAAAGAAAAAGGTAGAAAGGCATCTACCTTGTTTTTATCGTTATTAATGCTGCTTAGTGTATCAACACAGAATTTAACAATACACGCAGCGGATAAAGATAAAGGTATTGAAGTAACTGTTGATAGAACAGAACTTGACAAGAGTGTAAAACAAGCACAAGATACCCGAGTAAATGTAAAAAAAGAAAGTGATATTGATAAAGGGGTAGCGGCGACAAAAGTTGAAGCGGATAAAAAAATCGCTGAGATAAAAGACGACTATAATCAACAGATACAAAAGCTAAAACAAGCAAAACAGGAATTAGATAAATACAATGCAGAAAAAGCAGAGTATGATAAGAAAAAACAAGAATATGATAAAGCTCTTGAAAAATATAAAAAAGCAATGGACGAGCTTGAGAAAAAGAAAAACGAGGATGGTTATATGGTTAAGCCATATCCACAATTTCTTATTTTTAAATCTGAACCTAACGCAAAGTTAAGTTTTTCTGCTAAGAAATATACAAGAGATGAATTTGAAAAAGAAGTAAAATCTTGGAATGTTGGAACAAAACCTTGGAGATATGTATATTTTGATATATTAAACAAAGGTCAAGGAGCTAATGCCGCAAGGGTTATGTTAGAAAAAAATAAACCATTTGTGGCTACCTATACAAATTTACAAAATTCTTATTTCAATGGTAAGAAAATTTCTAAAGTAGTATATACATACACTTTTACAGATATTACTGGGGCAAAAGTACCTAATAAACTTCCAGTTGTTCTACAAAATGATCCCACTGTTACGATATGGTATAATGACTTTTTTGGTAGTGCACGAATTAACTTAAAAGTAAAATTTTATGATGAGGCTGGTAAAGAAATTGATACTAGAGGAGCATTGCTTAGTTTTTCGTCATTAAATCGTGGGAATGGTTCGTCACAAGTAGAAATAGATGCGATTGAGAAGGTTGCTTCTTTTAATGGAGAGTATATTACTATTTCAGGATCTTCTATTACCCCACAAGCTGATGGTGGTGCGTATGCAAGTAAAGACAATACGGCAAAAAGTAGAGGATCAAGATTTGATGTTACAGAATGGGATACAGAAAGTGCAACTAATAAGTGGTATGGTGCTATTGTAGGGCGAGTGACTAATCCAGAAATTAGTTTAGATATTGCCTCATACAAAAGTGGTTGTGTATGGTTTGCTTTAAACTCAGACATTAAAGCTCTGGGTGTTCCAATAAAACCTGTAGAACCAACACCACCAACACCACCGGTAGAACCTAAAAAACCGGATATAAAAGTAAATTATCATTACGATATTCTTTATGTTAAATCACAAGTTGAGAAAAAAGTAACAGATGAAGCTGATAAAGATATAAATAACGCCACAGTTCAAACAGGTTCGGTTGTAAAATTTAAGTTACAAACATCAAACTTCCCTGCAGGACACGAAGAAATTAAATCATTAGTATTTAAAGATATATTGCCGGAAGGGTATGAACTTAACCTAGAAGGAACAAAACAAGCCAGTCCGGATTATGATGTAACATATGATAAAGATTCCAGATTACTTATATTTAAAGCAAAAGACGCTCTATTAAGTAAAATAAATGCTGAACCGACGAAAGAAGCACAAGTGCCTTCACCGATTATTACAGGTAAGGTAACAAAAGAAGGTACAAAATATGAAAATCATTTTGATTTAGATATTAATAATGTTTACAAAGTAATATCAGAGCCTGTTAAAGTAAATACACCGGTAAAACCAAGTAAAAAAGTATTTACAGGGCAGGATACAACAAACATAGACGGAAAAGTAGTAAAACCAAATCAAGAATTAACATATAAAATTGATTATAAAAATACAACTGGAAAAACACAAGAAGTAGAAATTACCGATGTTATTCCAAAATTCACAAAATATATAGAAAACAGTGCAAGTGATAACGGGGCATACGACAATAACACCAAAAAAATTACATGGAAAAAAACAGTAGAAGACGGTAAAGAATGGAGTGTAACATTTAAAGTAAAAGTTGATAGTGATGTAAACGGAAAAGTAATCGATAATATAGGGCATACAAAAGATGCTGCTAATAGTTTCGATACAAACATTACATCAAATCCAACGCCAAAAGAGCCGGTAAGAGATGTTGTAGACAATAAAGGGACAACAATAAACGGAAAAGTAGTAAAACCTGGAGAAACTCTAACATACACTGTTGAATACAAAAATACAACAGACCAAGATAGAGAAGTAACAATTAAAGATAAAATCCCGGCATACACAACATATATACAAAACTCAGCGGATAACAACGGAAAATTCGCTAATGGTGAAGTAACATGGAGTAAAAAAGTAGCTAAAGGCGAAACATGGAAAGTAACATTTAAAGTAAAAGTAAACAATGACGTAGATGGTAAAGAAATTAAAAATATAGCCCGTACATCAGACGGAGTATTGGATATAGATACCAACCCAACAAATAACCCGACACCGAAAAAGCCGATAAAAGATGTTGTAGATAATAAAGGAACAACAATAAACGGAAAAGCGGTAAAACCTGGAGATATCTTAACATATACAGTAAGTTACACAAATACAACGGGAGAAGACCGAGATGTAACAATTAAAGATAAAATCCCTGAATACACAACATATGTAGAAAATTCAGCAGATAACAATGGAAAATACACAAACGGAGAAGTAGTATGGACTAAGAGAGTAGCCAAAGGTGAAACATGGACAGTAACATTTAAAGTAAAAGTCAATGAAGAAACATATGGCAAAGAGATTAAAAATATAGCCCGTACATCAGACGGAGTATTAGACATAGACACCAATCCGACAACTAATCCGGTACCACCGACAACACCAAAAACACCATTACCAAAAACAGGTAATGAGGCAACAAATGGAATATATGCAGGAGTGGCAACATTATTGGCAGGACTTGGATTAGCATTAAGAAGAAAAAGAAAAGATGAAGAATAG
- a CDS encoding G5 domain-containing protein: MATVDTIKITRVNKDTETRKEAVKFETKEEKDDSKYVDEKVTKVEGKDGEKEVTVEAVKEDGKVVSEKVVSEKVISEPTTKVVLVGTKQRPAAETSTATYTAKTAGGSIVLRNGNTAGATGSAAAQEMARRTGVPASTWEAIIARESNGQVHARNASGASGLFQTMPGWGSTATVQDQINAATRAYKAQGLSAWGMR, encoded by the coding sequence GTGGCAACTGTTGACACTATAAAAATTACTCGTGTAAATAAAGATACCGAAACGAGAAAAGAAGCTGTTAAATTTGAAACTAAAGAAGAAAAAGATGATTCTAAATATGTTGATGAAAAAGTAACAAAAGTAGAAGGTAAAGACGGTGAAAAAGAAGTAACTGTTGAAGCTGTTAAAGAAGATGGAAAAGTAGTTTCAGAGAAAGTAGTTTCAGAGAAAGTAATTTCAGAACCGACAACTAAAGTGGTACTTGTCGGAACAAAACAACGTCCGGCGGCAGAAACAAGTACGGCAACATACACTGCAAAAACTGCAGGAGGATCTATAGTATTAAGAAATGGTAATACTGCCGGTGCAACAGGCTCAGCGGCTGCACAAGAAATGGCAAGAAGAACGGGAGTACCGGCTTCAACTTGGGAAGCTATTATTGCGCGTGAATCTAACGGACAAGTACACGCTAGAAATGCTTCAGGAGCGTCTGGGTTATTCCAAACAATGCCCGGTTGGGGTTCAACAGCAACGGTTCAAGATCAAATAAATGCGGCAACCAGAGCATATAAAGCACAAGGACTTTCGGCTTGGGGTATGAGATAA
- a CDS encoding TatD family hydrolase — MLFDTHAHLNDDAYLEDLEETIERAKMQGVKLINIVGFDDKSIQKALEITEKYDFLYLTVGWHPVEAIDFTEEKYEMIKKIALTNDKVVAIGEIGLDYHWDKSPKEVQKEVFRRQIALAKEVKKPIVIHTRDAMADTIQILQEENAGEIGGIMHSFSGSVESMNIMLKENFYISLGGPVTFKSAKTPKEVAKACPLDRLLIETDCPYLTPTPYRGKRNEPAYVHYVAQEIADLREMSYKSLTEQTFNNACKLFKIDIKEKMI; from the coding sequence ATGTTATTTGATACACATGCACATTTGAATGATGATGCTTATTTAGAAGATTTAGAAGAAACAATAGAGCGTGCTAAAATGCAAGGTGTTAAGTTAATTAACATAGTTGGTTTCGATGATAAAAGTATTCAAAAAGCATTAGAAATTACGGAAAAATACGACTTTTTATACTTGACGGTCGGCTGGCATCCGGTAGAGGCGATTGATTTTACGGAAGAAAAATACGAAATGATAAAAAAAATCGCATTAACGAATGATAAAGTAGTGGCAATCGGCGAGATTGGTCTTGATTATCACTGGGATAAAAGTCCGAAAGAAGTTCAAAAAGAAGTATTTAGACGCCAGATAGCACTGGCAAAAGAAGTTAAAAAGCCAATCGTTATTCATACTCGTGATGCGATGGCAGACACAATTCAAATTTTGCAGGAAGAAAATGCAGGTGAAATTGGTGGGATAATGCATAGTTTTTCAGGCTCGGTAGAGAGTATGAATATTATGCTGAAAGAAAACTTTTATATTTCACTTGGTGGCCCGGTCACATTTAAAAGTGCGAAAACACCTAAAGAAGTCGCAAAAGCATGTCCGCTTGATAGATTACTAATCGAAACGGATTGCCCATATTTGACCCCGACACCATACAGAGGTAAAAGAAATGAACCCGCCTACGTTCATTATGTAGCACAAGAGATAGCTGATCTTAGAGAGATGAGTTATAAATCGTTAACAGAACAAACATTTAATAATGCTTGTAAGTTATTTAAAATAGATATAAAGGAGAAAATGATTTAG
- the galE gene encoding UDP-glucose 4-epimerase GalE has protein sequence MSKKILVTGGAGFIGSHTCIELLNNGNEVVIVDNLYNANKKSIDIIERITGKKVKFYQVDIRDEKALENVFETEKNIFGVIHFAGLKAVGESCKIPLKYYDNNITGTLVLCRVMEKYNCKNIIFSSSATVYGDPHTLPIKEDFPLSVTNPYGRTKLMIEEILGDIYTADKDWNIVLLRYFNPIGAHESGDLGEDPTGIPNNLLPYVMQVAVGKLEKVNVFGDDFNTHDGTGVRDYIHVVDLACGHVAALKKLEKDSGLTKYNLGTGNGYSVLDIIKNASLAVGKDIPYVITERRSGDIAACYADATKAKKELGWEAKFDIKRMCEDSWHWQSKHPNGF, from the coding sequence ATGAGTAAAAAAATATTGGTAACAGGCGGTGCTGGTTTTATCGGTTCACACACTTGTATCGAATTATTAAACAATGGAAATGAAGTTGTTATAGTTGATAACTTATACAATGCTAATAAAAAAAGCATTGATATTATTGAACGCATTACCGGAAAAAAAGTAAAATTTTACCAAGTAGATATTAGAGATGAAAAAGCTCTGGAAAATGTATTTGAAACAGAAAAGAATATTTTTGGAGTTATTCACTTCGCCGGTCTAAAAGCTGTCGGTGAATCTTGTAAAATACCTCTAAAATATTATGATAATAATATTACAGGTACACTTGTACTATGTCGTGTAATGGAAAAATACAACTGCAAAAATATTATCTTCAGTTCGTCGGCAACTGTATATGGTGATCCGCACACATTACCGATAAAAGAGGATTTCCCATTATCAGTAACTAACCCGTACGGTAGAACAAAATTAATGATAGAAGAAATTCTTGGTGATATTTATACAGCTGATAAAGATTGGAATATAGTTTTGCTTCGTTACTTTAATCCGATTGGAGCACATGAAAGCGGAGATCTTGGAGAAGATCCTACCGGTATTCCCAACAATTTGCTTCCATATGTTATGCAAGTTGCCGTTGGGAAACTAGAAAAAGTAAATGTCTTCGGTGATGATTTTAACACACATGACGGAACCGGCGTTCGAGATTATATTCATGTTGTTGACCTTGCATGCGGACACGTAGCCGCACTTAAAAAACTTGAAAAAGATAGCGGCTTAACCAAATATAACTTGGGAACAGGTAACGGATATTCAGTCCTTGATATAATCAAAAATGCATCTCTTGCAGTAGGTAAAGATATTCCTTATGTAATTACTGAAAGAAGAAGCGGTGATATTGCCGCTTGTTATGCGGATGCTACTAAGGCAAAAAAAGAGTTGGGTTGGGAAGCGAAATTTGACATTAAAAGAATGTGCGAAGATTCATGGCATTGGCAAAGTAAACATCCAAACGGATTTTAA
- a CDS encoding C39 family peptidase produces MKKLVIGLVTIGLFLTNGITQAKGDWIQDQQGKWEYYADEEPIENFYNKSYSDFTKPIKFPQYYQADSRWGGKRYGLSNLKITGCVPTSLAMIISELKEDVTPVQVADYIYNTSMEMNTTFTGTSSLGAALALENWGLKYRIVNSKEDLELSLKKGYIVFGIVGHGIFVKGNSTHSVILSGYHNGNTKAIDPDNMDKTDRWYNMDKIWQQRSTAAEDVVLGGAFMVVYK; encoded by the coding sequence ATGAAAAAATTGGTTATAGGCTTAGTAACAATAGGTTTATTTCTAACCAATGGAATTACACAAGCAAAGGGAGATTGGATACAAGACCAACAAGGGAAGTGGGAGTATTATGCCGATGAAGAACCTATTGAAAATTTTTACAATAAAAGCTATTCCGATTTTACAAAACCGATAAAATTTCCACAGTATTATCAAGCTGACAGCAGATGGGGAGGTAAGAGATACGGTTTATCAAACTTGAAAATTACAGGCTGCGTACCTACCTCATTAGCAATGATTATTTCAGAATTAAAAGAAGATGTAACCCCTGTTCAAGTTGCCGATTATATTTATAATACGTCAATGGAGATGAATACCACATTTACAGGCACATCAAGTCTAGGTGCTGCGTTGGCACTGGAAAATTGGGGGTTAAAATATCGTATTGTAAATTCTAAAGAAGATTTGGAATTATCTCTTAAAAAAGGTTATATTGTTTTTGGCATTGTAGGGCATGGGATCTTTGTTAAAGGAAATAGTACCCATTCCGTTATTCTAAGCGGATATCATAATGGGAATACAAAAGCGATTGATCCGGATAATATGGATAAAACAGATCGTTGGTATAACATGGATAAAATATGGCAGCAGCGTAGCACGGCAGCAGAAGATGTTGTTTTAGGTGGAGCCTTTATGGTAGTTTATAAATAA
- a CDS encoding hydroxymethylglutaryl-CoA reductase, degradative produces the protein MKKNWSGFYKKNRAERLDIIKEEILDESSFELLEENKVLDFETANNMVENVVGTFSLPFSVVPNFVVNNITYCVPFVTEEPSVVAACSNAGKIISSCGGFKTVIHDRKMIGQVALYDVENYTLAKDTITTNSETIIKIANEAYPSIVKRGGGARELEVKILNEDDVTFVVVYLIVDTLEAMGANMLNTMLEAIKPFLEQLTGGNSLMAILSNYATRSIVSSKCEIPFDKLSKENGKEIAKKMELAGKFAKMDVYRAATHNKGIFNGIDSVVVASGNDWRAVESACQSYATKNFRYEGLSTWTCDYEKELLIGELSLPMPIASVGGSIGINPSVKVARSLMKNPDAKTLAGIIVSVGLAQNFSAVRALVSTGIQKGHMKLHAKSLAILAGATNEQLEEVVEKLQKEKHMNLETAKKILAQFE, from the coding sequence ATGAAAAAAAATTGGAGCGGATTTTATAAAAAAAACCGAGCAGAACGTTTGGATATTATAAAAGAAGAAATACTTGATGAAAGTAGTTTTGAGTTATTGGAAGAAAATAAGGTTTTAGATTTTGAAACGGCAAATAATATGGTGGAAAATGTAGTGGGAACTTTTTCGCTACCGTTTAGTGTTGTTCCAAACTTTGTTGTTAATAATATCACCTATTGTGTTCCTTTTGTAACAGAAGAGCCGTCTGTTGTTGCGGCGTGCAGTAACGCCGGGAAAATTATTTCTTCTTGTGGCGGATTTAAGACCGTTATTCATGACAGAAAAATGATAGGTCAAGTTGCGTTATACGATGTAGAAAATTATACCCTTGCCAAAGATACTATTACAACTAACAGTGAAACTATTATAAAAATAGCAAATGAAGCATATCCGTCAATCGTTAAGCGTGGTGGCGGAGCAAGAGAGTTGGAAGTAAAAATTCTTAACGAAGATGATGTAACTTTTGTTGTAGTTTATTTAATTGTTGATACTTTGGAAGCAATGGGTGCTAATATGCTGAATACAATGTTGGAAGCAATTAAGCCGTTTCTTGAACAATTAACAGGCGGAAATTCTTTAATGGCTATTCTTTCTAATTATGCTACCAGGTCAATAGTCAGCTCAAAATGTGAGATTCCGTTTGATAAACTTTCAAAAGAAAACGGCAAAGAGATAGCTAAAAAAATGGAATTGGCCGGAAAGTTTGCCAAAATGGACGTTTACCGTGCGGCTACACATAATAAGGGAATTTTTAACGGAATAGATAGTGTAGTTGTTGCCAGCGGAAACGATTGGCGTGCGGTAGAATCTGCCTGCCAAAGCTACGCAACTAAAAATTTTCGCTATGAGGGATTATCGACTTGGACTTGTGATTATGAAAAAGAGTTATTGATTGGAGAATTATCACTTCCTATGCCTATAGCGAGTGTTGGAGGCTCTATCGGGATTAATCCGAGCGTTAAAGTTGCGCGTTCCTTAATGAAAAATCCGGATGCTAAAACTTTAGCGGGAATTATTGTATCTGTCGGTTTAGCGCAAAATTTTTCGGCAGTGCGTGCCTTGGTAAGTACAGGTATTCAAAAGGGACATATGAAACTACACGCTAAATCGTTAGCAATTTTAGCCGGAGCTACCAATGAGCAACTGGAAGAAGTTGTAGAAAAGTTACAAAAAGAAAAACACATGAATTTAGAAACAGCTAAAAAAATATTAGCGCAGTTTGAATAA
- a CDS encoding hydroxymethylglutaryl-CoA synthase, whose product MKIGIDKIGFAMPEYYLDICDLAAARGVEPDKFTKGLLQLEMSIPPASQDIVTLGAQAAYEILDKDDLEKIDMIIVGTESGVDQSKAAAVFIHNLLDMNPFVRAIEVKEACYGATAGLDFAKNHVLNNPDSKVLVIASDIAKYGKNSSGESTQGAGSCAMLVAKNPRVLELNNDNICQTRDVMDFWRPNYSNYAFVEGKFSTEQYLDCLMTTWDEYEKRAKVSLEDFSAVCLHLPYPKLGLKGLNALLENKTDTDLKERLLTRFDESMLYSQRVGNIYTGSLFLGLLSLIENSAELNAGDKIVLYSYGSGAVAEIFSMTLVQGYRDHLRNNRFDDFNKRKRITVEQYEDMFFRCTLPDKDGNLDISDIKDDSMFVLEKIENHKRIYKRQ is encoded by the coding sequence ATGAAAATTGGAATTGATAAAATTGGGTTCGCAATGCCGGAGTATTATTTAGATATTTGTGATTTGGCAGCTGCACGTGGAGTAGAACCTGATAAATTCACAAAAGGTTTATTACAGCTTGAAATGAGTATTCCGCCTGCCAGTCAGGATATAGTAACATTAGGAGCTCAGGCTGCATATGAAATTTTAGATAAAGATGATTTAGAAAAAATTGACATGATTATCGTCGGAACTGAGTCGGGGGTTGACCAAAGTAAAGCCGCCGCTGTTTTTATTCATAATTTACTGGATATGAATCCTTTTGTTCGAGCAATTGAAGTAAAAGAGGCGTGTTACGGTGCAACTGCAGGTCTTGATTTTGCCAAGAATCATGTTCTTAATAATCCGGATTCCAAAGTATTGGTTATTGCCAGTGATATAGCTAAATATGGAAAAAATTCTTCCGGAGAATCTACTCAAGGAGCAGGAAGTTGTGCTATGCTTGTTGCTAAAAATCCGAGAGTATTGGAATTGAACAATGATAATATCTGTCAAACTCGTGATGTGATGGATTTTTGGCGACCAAACTATTCAAATTATGCTTTTGTGGAAGGAAAATTTTCTACAGAGCAGTATCTTGATTGTTTAATGACAACATGGGACGAGTATGAAAAAAGAGCAAAAGTTTCGCTGGAGGATTTTTCTGCCGTTTGTTTGCATCTGCCTTATCCAAAACTTGGTCTTAAAGGGTTAAATGCCTTATTAGAAAATAAGACAGATACAGATTTAAAAGAAAGATTATTAACTCGTTTTGATGAATCTATGTTATATAGTCAACGAGTAGGGAATATTTACACCGGCTCACTGTTTTTAGGATTATTATCTCTTATAGAAAATAGTGCAGAATTAAATGCCGGGGATAAGATAGTTCTTTATAGTTATGGTAGCGGAGCTGTAGCGGAAATTTTCAGCATGACGCTTGTACAAGGGTATAGAGATCATCTTCGTAATAATCGCTTTGATGATTTTAATAAACGTAAACGAATTACAGTGGAGCAATATGAAGATATGTTCTTTAGATGTACTTTACCTGATAAAGACGGTAATTTAGATATTTCAGATATTAAAGATGACAGTATGTTTGTTTTAGAAAAAATAGAAAATCATAAACGTATCTATAAAAGACAATAA
- a CDS encoding ribonuclease H1 domain-containing protein, producing MVKYYAVSKGRKVGIFLTWDECKEQVHGYKGAVFKSFSTREEAENFLTAGNMKKEVEAEKINGFYAYIDGSFDKRTGVYGSGIVIVNNDKKYQTKLAGNDRRLARFHNVAGEIEAAKFVTRYAKENKIPEITLFYDYQGIESWVSGAWKANLAYTQHYAQYMNKLLEVVKVNFVKVKAHSGVRLNELADKLAKQAIEEFKIKNNI from the coding sequence ATGGTAAAATATTATGCGGTAAGCAAGGGAAGGAAAGTAGGAATATTTTTAACCTGGGACGAATGTAAAGAGCAGGTTCACGGATATAAGGGTGCCGTATTTAAAAGTTTCAGCACCCGAGAAGAAGCGGAAAACTTTTTAACAGCGGGTAATATGAAAAAAGAAGTTGAAGCTGAAAAAATTAACGGTTTTTACGCTTATATTGATGGAAGTTTTGATAAAAGAACGGGAGTGTACGGTTCCGGTATTGTTATTGTAAATAATGATAAGAAATATCAAACTAAATTAGCAGGAAACGATAGAAGATTGGCACGATTTCATAATGTTGCTGGTGAAATAGAAGCGGCGAAATTTGTTACACGTTATGCAAAGGAGAATAAAATACCGGAAATAACGTTATTCTATGATTATCAGGGCATTGAATCATGGGTGAGCGGAGCATGGAAGGCGAATTTGGCGTATACTCAACATTATGCTCAATATATGAATAAATTATTAGAAGTGGTTAAGGTAAATTTTGTTAAGGTTAAAGCACATAGTGGTGTGAGATTAAATGAACTTGCTGATAAATTGGCAAAACAGGCTATAGAGGAATTTAAAATTAAAAATAATATTTAA